Proteins from one Listeria weihenstephanensis genomic window:
- a CDS encoding bifunctional metallophosphatase/5'-nucleotidase — MISLTIWHTNDIHSHLEKWPRIFAFLREKRLASNDDLFFDIGDFIDRVHPFTEGSMGQGNIGLLNKLPYDAVTIGNNEGAALGHDELEHLYDEAVFPVVCCNVYEDKAQKELAKFAQPHIYMTRDNVKIAIIGATACFTDYYEALGWGVMEPIQAIKREVHRVEADVIILLSHLGLPLDEQIAMEIPEIDVILGGHTHHLLENGKDVNGVLLAAAGRWGEYFGEVTLEFDEMTGKIASKQARVYETMNLPAPVDEADQVAAFLNQGMAELEQKVVALPHQLEHNWYKPSEVSELFHEAACEWTEADTFLTNAGIYMTDLPKGIVTAYDIHQLLPHPLNFIVLSMTGMELDVLIHEIAEKEEELRDIPLRGFGFRGEVFGAILTKRMSFDADLDRALWDGGAIDPDKIYRVATHDTFVYAPFFPIIKRVAKKEVYTPELLRDVMTWKLKEKYSEGG, encoded by the coding sequence ATGATAAGTTTAACGATTTGGCATACGAATGATATTCATAGTCATCTAGAAAAATGGCCACGCATCTTTGCCTTTTTACGGGAAAAACGTTTGGCTTCGAATGACGATTTATTTTTTGATATAGGCGATTTTATTGACCGGGTGCATCCTTTTACGGAAGGTTCGATGGGACAAGGAAATATTGGGCTTTTGAATAAGTTGCCATATGATGCGGTTACGATTGGTAATAATGAAGGGGCGGCTTTGGGGCATGATGAGCTGGAGCATTTATATGATGAGGCGGTGTTTCCTGTTGTCTGTTGTAATGTGTATGAGGACAAGGCGCAGAAAGAGTTGGCAAAGTTTGCACAACCGCATATTTATATGACGCGAGATAATGTGAAAATTGCGATTATCGGTGCAACTGCTTGTTTTACAGATTATTATGAGGCACTGGGATGGGGCGTCATGGAACCGATTCAAGCCATTAAGCGTGAGGTCCATAGGGTAGAGGCGGACGTTATTATTTTGCTTAGCCATCTTGGTTTGCCACTCGATGAACAAATTGCGATGGAAATACCAGAAATAGATGTGATTCTTGGTGGGCATACGCATCATCTGCTGGAGAATGGAAAAGATGTGAACGGTGTGCTACTTGCAGCGGCTGGTAGATGGGGCGAATATTTTGGTGAGGTCACGCTAGAGTTTGATGAAATGACTGGAAAAATAGCGTCAAAACAAGCACGGGTGTATGAAACGATGAATTTACCAGCACCTGTGGATGAAGCGGATCAAGTGGCGGCATTTTTGAATCAAGGGATGGCAGAACTCGAACAGAAAGTGGTTGCACTTCCGCATCAATTAGAGCATAATTGGTATAAACCATCTGAGGTTTCTGAGCTTTTTCATGAGGCTGCTTGTGAATGGACAGAAGCGGATACTTTCTTAACAAACGCGGGTATTTATATGACGGATTTACCAAAAGGGATTGTGACGGCATACGATATTCATCAGCTGTTACCGCATCCGCTGAACTTTATTGTGCTTTCGATGACGGGAATGGAGCTTGATGTTCTGATTCACGAGATTGCTGAAAAAGAGGAAGAGTTGCGAGATATACCGCTGCGTGGATTTGGTTTTCGTGGGGAAGTTTTCGGTGCGATTTTGACGAAGCGTATGTCTTTTGATGCGGATTTGGATAGAGCATTATGGGATGGTGGTGCGATTGATCCTGATAAGATATATCGGGTCGCGACGCATGACACGTTTGTATATGCCCCATTTTTCCCGATTATTAAACGGGTGGCTAAAAAAGAAGTGTACACGCCAGAATTGTTGCGTGATGTAATGACATGGAAATTAAAAGAAAAATATAGTGAGGGAGGTTGA
- a CDS encoding YutD family protein, translating into MITIQNVTYEIIKDNREAFDEEALTERYSDILTRYDYIVGDWGYDQLRLKGFFDDDNRKATYDTKISTLNEYLYEYCNFGCKYFVIKKVVK; encoded by the coding sequence ATGATTACGATTCAGAATGTCACGTATGAAATTATTAAGGATAACCGTGAAGCTTTTGACGAAGAGGCTTTGACAGAGAGATATAGCGATATTTTGACGCGTTACGATTATATTGTTGGTGATTGGGGTTATGATCAGCTGCGATTGAAAGGCTTTTTTGATGATGATAATCGGAAGGCGACCTATGATACTAAAATAAGCACGTTAAATGAATACTTATACGAGTATTGTAATTTTGGCTGTAAGTATTTTGTGATTAAGAAGGTTGTAAAATAA
- a CDS encoding TIGR01457 family HAD-type hydrolase, with protein sequence MKYDGYLIDLDGTMYLGSEPIPEAPGFIEKLDQAHIPYLYVTNNSSKTPEQVAATLRKFDIPATTDQVFTTSQATVQFMLEQVDREKTVYLIGEEGVRHEIEQAGFVLTADNPDFVVMGIDREINYEKLATATMAVRAGAMFISTNGDAAIPTERGLLPGNGSITSVVTVATGVKPIFIGKPEAIIMEQAIAKLGVKKERVIMVGDNYETDILAGIRYGIDTLIVHTGFTSPEQLAKKEVQPIHRVMNLSEWELE encoded by the coding sequence TTGAAATATGATGGCTATTTAATTGATTTGGATGGGACGATGTATCTTGGAAGTGAGCCAATACCTGAGGCGCCGGGCTTTATTGAAAAACTAGATCAAGCGCATATTCCGTATTTATATGTAACGAATAATTCATCAAAAACGCCGGAACAGGTTGCGGCAACTTTGCGGAAATTTGATATTCCAGCGACAACGGATCAAGTGTTTACGACATCGCAAGCAACGGTACAATTTATGTTGGAACAGGTCGACCGAGAAAAAACGGTTTACTTGATTGGCGAAGAAGGCGTTAGACATGAGATTGAGCAGGCTGGTTTTGTGTTGACGGCGGATAATCCTGACTTTGTGGTGATGGGAATTGACCGGGAGATTAATTATGAGAAGTTAGCGACGGCGACGATGGCTGTGCGTGCAGGCGCGATGTTTATTTCAACAAACGGGGACGCGGCGATTCCAACGGAGCGTGGATTGCTTCCTGGGAATGGTTCGATCACGTCTGTCGTGACTGTAGCTACAGGCGTGAAGCCAATTTTTATTGGGAAACCGGAAGCTATTATTATGGAGCAAGCAATCGCAAAGCTGGGCGTGAAAAAAGAGCGCGTGATCATGGTTGGCGATAATTATGAGACGGATATTTTAGCAGGGATCAGATACGGTATTGACACGCTGATCGTTCATACAGGTTTCACCTCGCCGGAACAGTTGGCGAAGAAGGAAGTACAGCCGATTCATCGTGTTATGAATTTGTCTGAATGGGAATTAGAATAA
- a CDS encoding hemolysin family protein, with the protein MAIFNDIFVVFLIVMTAFFVASEFAIVAIRKPTVRQLVVSGNPRAKYVEKVTANMNDYLAACQLGNTLAALAMGWVGEATMRGWLQPLFDMLPLPESVEGPIAIFTSFILITFLNVVLGELAPKTFTIHSTEKVAMFIARPLIWWYYITFPLNWLLNHSANLITRMFGVTPDNDMDRMTPTELKIVFEDSYQQGLLNPQEFRYMQNIFKLDDVPAQEVMIPRTKMITISKSDTVQDLLELTARETYHIFPVTEERDKDHIIGMLQVSVVMAGLGRDLAILEQQIEKFMTPIMQVFEGMKLQELLFKMQQEGQSFVILTDEYGGTSGLITLEDVMEIIVGDMEEVTAPKGIRKVAEGHFVIEGNEPLISVEEELSIELSAPGVHTLSGWLLYQQFDLETGDFLEESGWRFTIRSMNKNSIRQIEAIKTNKEASEL; encoded by the coding sequence ATGGCTATTTTTAATGATATTTTTGTCGTATTTTTAATCGTGATGACGGCCTTTTTTGTAGCGAGTGAATTTGCGATTGTGGCGATACGAAAACCGACTGTGCGGCAATTGGTTGTTAGCGGAAATCCGCGTGCGAAATATGTGGAAAAAGTGACGGCGAATATGAACGACTATCTTGCGGCTTGCCAACTCGGAAATACGCTAGCTGCTCTTGCAATGGGGTGGGTCGGCGAGGCGACGATGCGCGGGTGGTTACAGCCACTTTTTGATATGCTACCATTACCTGAATCTGTGGAAGGGCCAATCGCAATTTTCACGTCCTTCATTTTGATCACGTTTTTGAATGTTGTTTTGGGGGAACTTGCACCGAAAACGTTCACGATTCATAGCACGGAAAAAGTAGCGATGTTTATTGCCAGGCCGCTAATTTGGTGGTATTACATAACGTTTCCATTGAATTGGTTACTGAATCATTCGGCTAATCTGATTACGAGAATGTTTGGTGTGACGCCAGATAATGACATGGACCGAATGACGCCAACGGAATTAAAAATTGTGTTCGAAGACAGCTACCAGCAAGGTTTACTGAATCCACAAGAGTTTCGCTATATGCAAAATATTTTTAAGCTAGACGACGTGCCAGCGCAGGAAGTGATGATTCCACGGACAAAAATGATCACGATTAGTAAGTCGGACACGGTGCAGGATTTGCTCGAATTAACGGCGCGGGAAACGTATCATATTTTTCCAGTGACGGAAGAGCGAGATAAGGATCATATTATCGGGATGCTACAGGTGAGTGTTGTAATGGCTGGATTGGGACGAGATTTGGCGATTTTAGAACAACAAATTGAGAAATTTATGACGCCGATTATGCAGGTTTTTGAGGGAATGAAGTTGCAGGAATTATTGTTTAAAATGCAGCAAGAAGGGCAAAGTTTCGTGATTTTGACTGATGAATATGGAGGCACTTCTGGGCTTATTACATTGGAAGATGTGATGGAAATCATTGTTGGGGACATGGAAGAAGTCACAGCTCCAAAAGGCATCAGAAAGGTCGCTGAGGGACATTTTGTGATCGAGGGTAATGAGCCGCTAATATCTGTGGAAGAGGAACTTAGCATCGAACTGAGCGCTCCTGGTGTACACACACTTTCAGGTTGGCTACTTTATCAGCAATTTGATCTGGAAACGGGAGACTTTCTTGAGGAATCTGGCTGGCGTTTTACGATTCGAAGTATGAATAAGAACTCGATTAGGCAGATTGAGGCTATAAAAACAAATAAAGAAGCATCGGAACTCTAG
- a CDS encoding phosphatidylglycerophosphatase A family protein: MVEKQSELETKAREWLIERGVTIDDIADLVLFLQKQYHSELSIDICRDNVERVLRKREVQNAILTGIQLDVLAEEGKLVQPLQNIISADEGLYGVDEILALSIVNVYGSIGFTNYGYIDKVKPGILAKLNEHDGKQVHTFLDDIVGAIAAAAASRLAHSYHDDIVK; the protein is encoded by the coding sequence ATGGTTGAAAAACAAAGTGAACTAGAGACAAAAGCACGTGAATGGCTGATAGAGCGTGGTGTAACGATTGATGATATCGCCGATTTGGTGCTATTTCTACAAAAACAATATCATTCCGAGTTAAGCATTGATATTTGTCGCGATAATGTCGAACGTGTATTGCGTAAGCGCGAGGTCCAAAATGCGATCTTAACGGGAATTCAGTTAGATGTTTTGGCAGAGGAAGGCAAGCTTGTACAGCCACTTCAAAACATCATTAGTGCCGATGAAGGCCTCTACGGTGTCGATGAAATTCTAGCGCTTTCCATCGTTAATGTTTACGGTTCGATCGGATTTACAAACTATGGTTATATCGATAAAGTGAAGCCTGGAATTTTGGCTAAATTAAACGAGCACGATGGCAAGCAAGTTCATACGTTCCTTGATGATATCGTTGGGGCTATTGCTGCCGCTGCCGCGAGTCGCTTGGCGCATAGTTACCATGATGATATCGTGAAATAA
- a CDS encoding NifU family protein yields the protein MNTEMYAEVDTALKKFRPFLVRDGGDYELVEVTPDGIVKIRLLGACETCPSSDMTLKMGIELTLSERVMGFKEVVQVF from the coding sequence ATGAATACCGAAATGTATGCGGAAGTGGATACTGCTCTTAAGAAATTTAGACCTTTTTTAGTAAGAGATGGTGGCGATTATGAGCTTGTAGAAGTAACGCCCGATGGTATTGTAAAAATTCGTTTATTAGGAGCTTGTGAAACGTGTCCAAGTTCTGATATGACATTAAAAATGGGAATTGAACTCACTTTATCTGAAAGGGTAATGGGTTTTAAAGAAGTAGTACAAGTTTTTTAA
- a CDS encoding YuzD family protein has protein sequence MEKEAKIFVYGSSVICASCVGAPSSKETEEWLRAAIGRKFPEQPFQVEYVDIFAPQEEAELSRIANMIVEEDYMYPVIVIDGNVIAEGNPRLKDIYAMMTERGYQPA, from the coding sequence ATGGAAAAAGAAGCGAAAATTTTTGTTTATGGGTCATCGGTTATTTGTGCAAGTTGCGTTGGTGCACCATCTTCTAAGGAAACAGAAGAGTGGCTTCGGGCTGCGATAGGTCGCAAATTCCCAGAACAGCCATTTCAAGTAGAGTATGTTGATATTTTCGCACCACAAGAAGAAGCTGAGTTGTCTCGCATTGCCAATATGATCGTAGAAGAGGACTATATGTACCCCGTGATTGTGATTGATGGAAATGTCATTGCAGAAGGAAATCCACGCTTGAAAGATATTTATGCGATGATGACAGAACGAGGTTATCAGCCAGCATAA
- a CDS encoding YuzB family protein, with protein sequence MNPIIEFCVNNVASGAQEAFDTLDADPALDVIEYDCLTYCDLCASSMFALVDGEVVRGETPAELVANVYQFLEDNPF encoded by the coding sequence ATGAATCCGATTATCGAATTTTGTGTTAACAATGTAGCTTCGGGAGCACAGGAAGCATTTGATACATTAGATGCTGATCCAGCCCTCGATGTGATTGAATATGATTGTCTGACGTATTGCGATTTATGTGCATCCTCCATGTTTGCTTTGGTAGATGGGGAAGTGGTTCGCGGTGAAACACCTGCCGAACTAGTTGCGAATGTATATCAGTTTTTGGAGGACAACCCGTTTTAA
- a CDS encoding SDR family oxidoreductase: MNILILGANGQIGKQTVSNLSKNTAHTVTALIRKEEQRADLEKLGAKVIIADLEDDFSSAYDGIDAVIFTAGSGGHTGPEKTISIDQNAAIRAAEYAEQKKVPRFVIVSSIGADQPESGPESLENYLIAKGNADKVVQQSDLDYTIVRPVSLTNEPATEHISDYTQEKSTITRADVALFLAAIIDNPKTYKQIYTIQNGNIPIDNFIK, encoded by the coding sequence ATGAACATCTTAATCCTAGGAGCAAATGGTCAAATCGGCAAACAAACCGTATCAAATCTATCCAAAAACACCGCGCACACAGTCACAGCACTAATCCGCAAAGAAGAACAACGCGCAGACCTAGAAAAACTCGGCGCCAAAGTCATCATCGCGGACTTAGAAGACGATTTCAGCTCGGCTTACGACGGTATCGATGCCGTTATTTTCACCGCAGGTTCCGGCGGACACACAGGCCCTGAAAAAACAATTTCCATCGATCAAAACGCTGCAATAAGAGCCGCTGAATACGCTGAACAAAAGAAAGTACCGCGTTTTGTCATCGTAAGCTCAATCGGCGCTGATCAACCTGAAAGTGGTCCTGAATCACTCGAAAACTACCTCATCGCCAAAGGAAATGCGGACAAAGTAGTACAACAAAGCGATCTGGATTACACAATCGTTCGCCCTGTATCACTCACCAATGAACCCGCAACGGAACATATCAGCGACTACACGCAAGAAAAATCAACAATCACACGAGCTGATGTCGCACTTTTCCTCGCCGCAATTATTGATAATCCCAAGACCTACAAGCAAATCTACACAATTCAAAATGGCAATATCCCAATAGACAATTTTATAAAATAA
- a CDS encoding NAD(P)/FAD-dependent oxidoreductase has translation MDDQTKIYDITIIGGGPAGLFAAFYAGMRKVNVKIIESLPQLGGQLSTLYPEKYIYDIPGFPKVRAQELVNNLIEQMKPFNPTICLEEAVASVEKQADGTFEISTNQDTHYSKAIIITAGNGAFQPRRLELDDALQYEGKNLHYFINDLSRFSGRRVAVCGGGDSAVDWALMLEPIAKEVSIIHRRNAFRAHEHSVEKLEQSTITVKTPFIPTDIIGDSEQMTQIVLEEVKGDRKEVLEIDDFIVNYGFVSSLGPIKEWGLDIERNSIVVNSKMETNIPGIYSAGDVCTYDGKVKLIATGFGEAPTAVNNAMNYIDPKSRVQPMHSSSMFD, from the coding sequence GTGGACGATCAAACAAAAATTTATGATATAACGATTATCGGCGGTGGACCCGCTGGACTATTTGCTGCCTTTTATGCGGGTATGAGAAAAGTAAACGTGAAAATTATCGAGAGCTTACCTCAACTGGGCGGGCAACTTTCCACACTCTACCCTGAAAAATATATTTACGACATCCCTGGTTTTCCAAAAGTTCGCGCACAAGAATTAGTCAATAACTTGATTGAACAAATGAAGCCTTTTAACCCAACGATCTGTTTAGAAGAAGCCGTTGCAAGCGTTGAAAAACAAGCGGATGGCACATTTGAAATAAGCACAAACCAAGATACACACTATAGTAAAGCGATCATTATCACAGCTGGAAATGGTGCTTTCCAACCGCGTCGTTTAGAACTAGATGACGCTTTGCAATATGAAGGCAAGAATTTGCATTACTTCATCAATGATCTGAGCCGTTTTTCTGGTCGCCGCGTAGCCGTTTGTGGCGGTGGAGATTCCGCGGTGGATTGGGCGTTAATGTTAGAACCGATTGCCAAAGAAGTTTCTATTATCCATCGCCGAAACGCATTCCGCGCGCATGAGCATAGCGTTGAAAAACTAGAGCAATCCACGATTACAGTCAAAACACCGTTCATCCCGACAGACATTATTGGTGATTCCGAGCAGATGACCCAAATTGTTTTAGAAGAAGTCAAAGGCGATCGCAAAGAAGTCCTTGAAATTGATGATTTTATCGTAAACTACGGCTTCGTTTCCTCACTAGGGCCGATTAAAGAATGGGGTCTTGACATTGAGCGCAACTCGATCGTCGTCAACTCCAAAATGGAGACAAACATCCCCGGCATTTACTCCGCTGGCGACGTTTGCACCTACGATGGCAAAGTAAAACTAATCGCAACCGGATTTGGAGAAGCCCCAACCGCCGTAAATAACGCGATGAATTACATCGATCCAAAGTCTAGGGTTCAACCAATGCACTCGAGCTCGATGTTTGACTGA
- a CDS encoding NAD(P)/FAD-dependent oxidoreductase yields the protein MSKPKIVILGAGYGGLKTLRKLQQLNVEAELVLVNKNDYHHETTWLHEAAAGTLDADKLMYPIAKVVNPTKTTFIQDTVEKINKDDKTVTLTNKGDIAYDFLLIALGSEAETFGISGLKEYAYTITSIDSVKKIRAQIEGSFAKWKTEQRDELLTIVVGGAGFTGIEFLGELTNRIPELVKKYDVPREKVRIVCMEASPKVLPQFDAKLVDYGVGVLEDRGVEFNVGTPVKEATADGIKYAKSETEDVEIKAATVIWAAGVRGNSVIEASGFEAGRGRVKVNDDLTVPGNEEILIIGDCSLMINPANDRPYPPTAQIAMQQADIAAANLAKLVAGHTELAPFVYHEKGTVCSIGDNDAIGVVMGRSLKGYPASVMKKVIDDRALLQIGGTGVMMNKGKFKFYK from the coding sequence ATGAGTAAGCCAAAAATCGTCATTCTGGGAGCTGGGTATGGTGGCTTGAAAACGTTGCGTAAGTTGCAACAATTGAATGTAGAAGCAGAATTAGTATTGGTGAACAAAAATGACTATCATCATGAAACAACATGGTTACATGAAGCGGCCGCAGGAACGTTAGATGCAGACAAATTGATGTATCCAATCGCGAAAGTAGTCAATCCGACTAAAACAACTTTCATTCAAGATACTGTGGAGAAAATCAATAAAGATGACAAAACAGTAACATTGACGAACAAAGGGGATATTGCGTACGACTTCTTGCTTATTGCACTTGGTTCAGAAGCAGAAACATTCGGTATTAGCGGTTTGAAAGAATATGCATATACCATTACAAGCATTGATTCTGTGAAGAAAATTCGTGCACAAATCGAAGGAAGTTTTGCGAAATGGAAAACAGAACAACGCGATGAGTTATTGACAATCGTCGTTGGTGGCGCTGGATTCACGGGGATTGAGTTCTTAGGGGAACTAACAAACCGCATTCCAGAACTTGTGAAAAAATATGACGTACCTCGTGAAAAAGTCCGCATTGTTTGTATGGAGGCTTCACCAAAAGTGTTGCCACAATTCGATGCAAAACTAGTAGACTATGGCGTAGGCGTTTTAGAAGACCGTGGTGTAGAGTTTAACGTTGGGACTCCAGTGAAAGAAGCTACAGCAGACGGTATTAAATATGCGAAAAGTGAAACAGAGGACGTGGAGATCAAAGCGGCGACTGTTATCTGGGCCGCTGGTGTACGTGGAAATAGCGTTATCGAAGCATCTGGATTCGAAGCTGGCCGTGGTCGTGTGAAAGTGAACGACGATTTGACAGTTCCAGGCAACGAAGAAATTTTGATTATCGGAGATTGTTCGTTAATGATTAACCCGGCAAATGATCGTCCGTACCCGCCAACAGCGCAAATTGCGATGCAACAAGCGGATATTGCCGCAGCGAATCTTGCTAAATTGGTAGCGGGTCACACAGAGCTAGCGCCATTCGTATATCACGAAAAAGGTACTGTTTGCTCGATCGGGGACAATGATGCAATCGGCGTTGTTATGGGCCGAAGCTTAAAAGGCTACCCAGCATCTGTTATGAAAAAAGTAATCGATGACCGTGCTTTACTCCAAATTGGTGGTACAGGCGTTATGATGAATAAAGGTAAATTTAAGTTTTATAAATAA